The following coding sequences are from one Mus pahari chromosome X, PAHARI_EIJ_v1.1, whole genome shotgun sequence window:
- the Gpr174 gene encoding probable G-protein coupled receptor 174 → MTDNFTCNKTDGDNTDFRYFIYAVTYTVILVPGLIGNILALWVFYGYMKETKRAVVFMINLAIADLLQILSLPLRIFYYLNHDWPFGPGLCMFCFYLKYVNMYASIYFLVCISVRRFWFLMYPFRFNDCKQKYDLYISIIGWLIICLACLLFPLLRTNDDTPGNRTKCFVDLPIRNVNLAQSVAMITIGEVVGFVTPLMIVLYCTWKTALSLQNKYPISQHLGEKKKALKMILTCAGVFLICFVPYHFSFPLDFLVKSNEIKSCFARRVILIFHSVALCLASLNSCLDPVIYYFTTNEFRRRLSRQDLPDNIQLHTKSYKIVSNHATSPVEAELC, encoded by the coding sequence ATGACTGATAATTTTACATGTAACAAGACAGATGGAGACAATACAGATTTTCGGTACTTCATTTATGCAGTGACATACACTGTTATTCTTGTGCCAGGTCTCATAGGGAACATATTAGCCTTATGGGTATTTTACGGTTATATGAAAGAAACCAAAAGGGCTGTGGTATTTATGATAAACCTAGCCATTGCTGACTTATTACAGAttctctctctgccactgagGATCTTTTACTACTTGAACCATGACTGGCCATTTGGTCCTGGTCTCTGCATGTTTTGTTTCTACCTGAAATATGTTAACATGTATGCCAGCATCTACTTCTTGGTCTGCATCAGTGTTCGAAGATTTTGGTTTCTCATGTACCCCTTTCGTTTCAATGACTGCAAACAGAAATATGACTTGTATATCAGCATTATTGGCTGGCTGATCATCTGCCTTGCCTGCctgctctttcctctcctcaGAACCAATGATGATACACCAGGTAACAGAACCAAATGCTTCGTGGATCTTCCTATCAGGAATGTCAATCTGGCACAATCTGTTGCCATGATAACTATTGGAGAGGTGGTTGGGTTTGTTACTCCTCTTATGATTGTTTTATATTGTACCTGGAAGACAGCTTTgtcattacaaaataaatatccCATTTCTCAACAtcttggagagaaaaagaaagccctGAAGATGATTCTGACGTGTGCAGGGGTGTTTCTAATTTGCTTTGTACCTTATCACTTCAGCTTTCCTTTAGATTTCCTAGTTAAGTCCAATGAAATTAAGAGTTGCTTTGCCAGAAGagtgattttaatatttcattctgtGGCCCTGTGTCTGGCAAGTCTGAACTCCTGTCTTGACccagttatatattattttaccaCTAATGAGTTCAGAAGACGTCTTTCAAGACAAGATTTGCCTGATAACATTCAACTCCATACAAAATCATACAAAATTGTGAGTAACCATGCTACTTCTCCTGTGGAAGCTGAACTATGCTAA